From Pseudoalteromonas viridis, the proteins below share one genomic window:
- a CDS encoding insulinase family protein, which produces MSNSSVYKFIKALILLTIFFVFSAKSDEPQHKSKVLELSNGIPYYHIKAEGEIARYALFVKAGHLYHNGNKGIPHLTEHLFNLGGSESNTSIIDEFLARVGGNRIANVNSSGVRYWYEFPSKHEAEFIDILSNSFKSINLSDEALKAQIAAIENEWRQGQKHLELINWEQAFNVFAKSNAGATFFMGNESTFEPQAESLKASVKKNFSRYNPENIFILSESPNSAETSFKKLNNTLGKLTFNTESGGGKASDEPQLIIESITEIGKSKGESAYQVNFDFAIPTTAKGSIFQAEFLAYLLEKSKIKTLQNPHMAHEFQLSSTTFTPNYYHEFDSLNLKFSGTSVKEVDINTSAKQLLALVQQFLSNLTKKENAAALTRAYIDYRDLKSSSCKESDLSFESAKKLDNSIHFGALDNWINNCKFNDNLNNNEFKYFINQIKKSEIYTKLSIPEAKWEKDLSKIQTMRFYDKQFTLSGPVKPVPYRILDEVDFPKRNRYLDGAPLNLTASEQIDIVSLNNGRYAINKRLKKRFENLDDYVQALVLKAFLEHKYKEHILDSEALATTAQFIIDGEMRFLSIGAQSVVSQLANDIKVPSQLSDNELQLAKAKAISNFKAMLADNQVFRIKSLLNRIKNKQTWSDTEIMNALSSFKQLKSKKAYSQNDKPKSLNIELENNAPVNILTSLRQTDNSSIETKLYAILLNSMIKSDYEDRFRNQLKIAYTAVTDFQLSDHGTGFVTLLQTSTHSIDEMRALNQTFFSDMLKKVKQLNQREFDTLAKEKLKEIHRLSEKVDFVFTDKNLKQLRNNKSQGIDYSFERYNEFAETLLASNKNERYIAFKGL; this is translated from the coding sequence ATGTCCAACTCCTCTGTTTATAAGTTTATAAAAGCACTTATCTTATTAACTATATTCTTTGTCTTTTCCGCTAAATCTGACGAGCCACAGCACAAAAGCAAGGTTTTAGAGCTCAGCAATGGGATCCCTTACTACCACATCAAAGCTGAAGGAGAAATTGCCAGGTATGCTCTTTTTGTTAAAGCAGGACACCTATACCATAATGGAAACAAAGGCATACCACATTTAACAGAGCATTTATTTAATCTTGGCGGGAGTGAAAGTAATACCTCAATAATAGATGAGTTTCTGGCCAGGGTTGGTGGCAATAGAATAGCTAACGTGAATTCATCTGGTGTGCGCTATTGGTATGAATTCCCGTCAAAACATGAAGCCGAGTTTATCGACATCCTCAGCAACTCTTTCAAAAGCATTAACTTATCTGATGAAGCACTGAAAGCGCAAATTGCAGCTATCGAAAATGAATGGCGGCAAGGCCAAAAACATTTAGAGTTGATAAACTGGGAACAGGCATTCAACGTATTTGCAAAAAGTAATGCTGGTGCAACTTTTTTTATGGGGAATGAAAGTACATTCGAACCGCAAGCTGAAAGCTTAAAAGCTTCCGTTAAGAAAAACTTCTCTCGATATAACCCTGAAAATATTTTTATCTTATCTGAATCACCAAACAGTGCAGAAACCTCATTCAAAAAGCTAAATAACACCTTAGGGAAGCTAACGTTCAATACTGAGTCAGGAGGTGGAAAAGCATCAGACGAACCCCAATTGATCATCGAATCCATAACAGAAATCGGCAAAAGCAAGGGCGAAAGTGCCTATCAAGTTAATTTTGACTTTGCAATACCAACAACAGCTAAAGGGTCAATTTTCCAAGCGGAGTTTTTGGCTTACTTATTAGAAAAATCAAAGATAAAAACGCTACAAAACCCTCATATGGCTCATGAGTTTCAGCTTAGCTCCACAACATTCACACCCAATTATTATCATGAGTTTGATAGCTTAAATTTAAAATTTTCAGGCACCTCAGTTAAAGAAGTAGATATCAACACATCGGCTAAGCAACTGCTGGCCTTAGTGCAGCAATTTTTATCAAATTTAACCAAAAAAGAGAACGCTGCCGCACTGACCAGAGCGTACATTGATTACAGGGACTTAAAATCAAGCTCGTGCAAAGAAAGCGACTTATCTTTTGAGTCGGCTAAAAAGCTAGATAACAGCATTCATTTTGGTGCCCTTGATAACTGGATCAACAATTGCAAATTCAATGATAATTTAAACAATAACGAATTTAAGTACTTCATTAATCAAATTAAAAAGAGTGAAATTTATACAAAACTGAGCATCCCAGAGGCAAAGTGGGAGAAAGATTTATCCAAAATACAAACAATGCGCTTTTATGATAAGCAGTTCACTTTGAGCGGACCTGTCAAACCAGTTCCTTATCGCATCCTGGATGAAGTTGATTTCCCTAAGAGAAATAGGTATTTGGATGGCGCGCCTTTAAACCTAACTGCAAGCGAGCAAATTGATATAGTCTCTTTAAATAACGGTAGGTACGCTATAAACAAGCGCCTGAAAAAGCGGTTCGAGAATCTGGATGACTATGTCCAGGCGCTTGTTTTAAAGGCATTCCTTGAACATAAATATAAAGAACACATTTTAGATTCAGAAGCGCTTGCAACCACAGCGCAATTTATCATTGATGGTGAGATGAGATTCTTATCAATCGGAGCTCAGTCTGTCGTCAGTCAGCTCGCAAATGATATCAAGGTCCCTTCTCAGCTTTCGGATAATGAGCTTCAGCTGGCCAAGGCAAAGGCCATAAGCAACTTCAAGGCAATGCTAGCCGACAATCAGGTATTTAGAATTAAAAGCCTGTTGAATCGTATTAAAAACAAGCAAACATGGTCCGACACAGAAATTATGAATGCTTTAAGCAGTTTTAAGCAGTTAAAAAGCAAAAAGGCTTACAGCCAAAATGACAAACCAAAGTCATTAAACATTGAGCTGGAAAACAATGCACCAGTCAATATATTAACCAGCTTACGACAAACAGATAACAGCTCAATTGAAACCAAGCTTTATGCCATTTTATTAAATTCAATGATTAAATCTGACTATGAGGATAGGTTTAGAAACCAGCTTAAAATTGCATACACTGCGGTCACAGACTTTCAATTGAGTGATCACGGTACTGGTTTTGTTACACTGCTGCAAACGTCTACTCATTCAATCGATGAAATGAGAGCTTTGAACCAGACATTTTTTAGTGACATGCTCAAAAAAGTTAAGCAGTTAAATCAACGGGAGTTTGATACCTTAGCAAAGGAAAAATTAAAAGAAATTCATCGGTTAAGCGAAAAAGTTGACTTTGTTTTTACTGACAAAAATCTAAAGCAATTAAGAAACAACAAAAGCCAAGGCATTGATTACTCTTTTGAACGATATAATGAGTTTGCAGAGACCTTACTGGCAAGCAATAAAAATGAGCGCTATATCGCCTTTAAAGGCCTTTAA